A genomic region of Candidatus Woesearchaeota archaeon contains the following coding sequences:
- a CDS encoding PKD domain-containing protein, with amino-acid sequence MKKQYVFLFSVMLVALLFLSSCKNGGDNADDLEEKRACFKECMLVEDDKAYCLDDCDMKEKDLELKKDICGDTVCQPSEEGGVCPEDCETCSTDADCAEKEVCEDSACKPVDCTEDSHCPDGYVCAENACTEEEEEIDTSATQEIQDTIDDLNTQIETLLDQIDALQTSLDVADASDEDIAAIQEDIDALDDVVTELESYKDTLAGYEDDLDAVETNAEIANIGLTVDAAKTEIEAYIEEQTTEVEAIEEAINDLEPATSPDLTVEDLDFESIDGNDATFTITFKNDDEGNITANDSFRVKLSSYETDNSTKVDDVKATFSDGLEPDDEGEVEVEIEIEYNPEDYFNANSAAQTYLVLFLVEVDVDDVINESDEDNNEEYFNITFDREDYVTNTAPVANITVSPSNASVSVNETVTFSGTGSTDSDGSISSYSWDFGDSYSSTSSGPTHSYSSAGSYTVILTVTDNDGVTDTETVTITVS; translated from the coding sequence ATGAAAAAACAATATGTCTTTTTATTTTCAGTAATGCTTGTGGCATTGCTTTTCCTCTCCAGCTGTAAGAATGGCGGAGATAATGCTGATGATCTCGAAGAAAAGCGAGCATGCTTCAAAGAATGTATGTTAGTGGAAGATGATAAAGCATATTGTTTGGATGATTGTGATATGAAAGAAAAAGATTTGGAACTCAAGAAAGATATCTGTGGGGACACTGTTTGTCAGCCATCAGAAGAAGGGGGTGTCTGTCCAGAAGATTGTGAAACTTGTTCAACAGACGCGGATTGCGCAGAAAAAGAAGTGTGTGAAGACAGCGCGTGCAAACCAGTAGATTGTACAGAAGATAGTCATTGTCCAGACGGGTATGTCTGCGCAGAGAATGCATGTACAGAAGAGGAAGAAGAGATTGATACTTCTGCAACGCAAGAAATTCAAGACACCATTGATGACTTGAACACACAAATCGAAACACTCCTCGATCAAATTGACGCGTTGCAAACAAGTTTGGACGTGGCAGACGCGAGTGATGAAGATATTGCCGCAATCCAGGAAGACATTGATGCGTTAGACGATGTCGTGACAGAGTTAGAATCATATAAAGACACGCTTGCGGGGTATGAAGACGATCTTGATGCGGTAGAAACAAATGCGGAAATCGCGAATATCGGATTGACTGTTGACGCGGCAAAAACAGAAATTGAAGCATACATCGAAGAGCAGACAACAGAAGTTGAAGCGATAGAAGAAGCGATTAATGATCTTGAGCCAGCGACAAGTCCTGATTTGACAGTAGAAGATCTTGACTTTGAGAGCATTGATGGCAATGACGCGACATTCACTATTACATTCAAGAATGATGATGAAGGAAACATAACTGCAAACGATTCGTTTAGGGTAAAACTCAGTAGTTATGAAACAGATAACAGTACAAAGGTAGATGATGTCAAGGCAACGTTCAGCGATGGTCTTGAGCCAGACGATGAAGGAGAAGTAGAAGTAGAAATAGAAATTGAGTACAATCCGGAAGATTATTTTAATGCAAACAGTGCAGCGCAAACATATCTTGTCCTTTTCCTTGTGGAAGTGGATGTTGATGATGTGATTAATGAAAGCGATGAAGATAATAATGAAGAATATTTCAACATCACATTTGACAGAGAAGATTATGTGACAAATACCGCGCCTGTTGCAAATATTACAGTAAGCCCTTCGAATGCGAGTGTTTCTGTGAATGAAACAGTCACCTTTAGTGGCACAGGAAGTACAGATAGCGACGGAAGTATTAGCAGTTATTCGTGGGACTTTGGCGATAGTTATAGCAGTACAAGTTCCGGACCAACACATTCGTACAGTTCAGCAGGAAGTTACACGGTCATATTAACAGTCACGGATAATGATGGCGTGACAGATACAGAAACTGTAACTATAACAGTTTCATAG
- a CDS encoding hypoxanthine phosphoribosyltransferase has translation MAEEVQKLFITPDSLRRDAVAVARQLYDAGYQPNRIIGLWRGGSPIGLYVHEALKVLGVRADYIPVITRGYKDGADKPRARVAVQGLDSLAGVTRKDDNVLVVDDVWDSGRSIDQFFLMFEGATGDQFPDNIRVATVYYKPERNKSKRKPDHFIHKTDQWLVFPHELGDCTQEEIATHYGSDIAALLRK, from the coding sequence ATGGCAGAAGAAGTACAAAAACTCTTTATTACTCCTGATTCTTTACGTAGAGATGCTGTTGCAGTTGCGCGGCAATTATATGATGCGGGCTATCAGCCAAACCGAATTATTGGATTGTGGCGTGGTGGATCTCCTATTGGATTGTATGTTCATGAAGCGCTGAAAGTGCTTGGTGTTCGTGCGGATTATATTCCTGTTATTACAAGAGGATATAAAGATGGCGCTGATAAGCCTCGTGCTCGTGTTGCAGTGCAAGGACTTGATTCGCTTGCAGGAGTGACAAGAAAAGACGACAATGTCTTAGTTGTTGATGATGTTTGGGATTCGGGAAGAAGTATAGATCAATTTTTTCTGATGTTTGAAGGAGCAACTGGTGATCAATTCCCTGACAATATTCGTGTTGCGACAGTGTATTACAAACCAGAGAGAAATAAATCCAAGAGAAAACCCGATCATTTTATTCATAAAACAGATCAATGGCTTGTCTTTCCGCATGAATTGGGTGATTGTACGCAAGAGGAGATTGCAACACACTATGGATCAGATATCGCGGCATTATTAAGAAAATAA
- a CDS encoding phospho-sugar mutase, with translation MQEVNILQKIEEGFSHLQVSNFYKIAAIKNIQRWLTKEEFKDYKEQILYLIENKKFELLLDSFYQVIPFGTGGRRGPVGIGTNRINTWTLQASAQGHSNYLLKKYPDAKERGVVIAYDCRKYPETTVYNPNLPNPVKGMTSKDFAEAAAAVYTANELLVYIFEDIRTTPELSFAVPHLNAVAGIVISASHNPKEDNGKKIYGADGSQLIPPEDQVVAETVNAVETINREANANLIRKIGKEIDDAYIAAVRNAAQITKQINNKSIKILYTPLHGVGSTSIFKALTEAGFSVIEDNATKTPDGFFTNVKFNIPNPEVPESFETCYTNPEAALCDIIFASDPDADRLGVAAKHNGKWKYLNGNEIGIILLAALVAKEQNAADKIVAKTAVTSSLLTKMCEKNEISIINDLLVGFKYVGNEIAQLEKQEKEKNFLLGLEESHGYLVGTYCRDKDAAAAALVLAELAEKLKPQNKTIVKFLDDIYKEYGYAENYLASLIMQGAAGIEKITMIQNEFRAKKPKKIGEFFVKGFTDKWDGGKHLSETDTASRNVLVFELDPVENVESMKITVRPSGTEPKTKIYMEVVAKPLGKEASDEQLEKEKQICKEIRNKIKNAFLKEAYNILNIEMPERGYLLSDLLSVETKTKYFAVEKNLLETKMKYDKKEITLQEYEERISSTLKIFGKDPVEKINACFEVEHKTSFKEYFQLS, from the coding sequence ATGCAAGAAGTGAATATTTTACAAAAGATTGAAGAAGGATTTTCTCATCTCCAAGTTTCTAATTTCTACAAAATCGCGGCAATAAAAAATATCCAACGCTGGCTGACAAAAGAAGAATTCAAAGACTACAAAGAACAAATTCTCTATTTAATAGAAAATAAAAAATTCGAACTCCTCCTCGACAGTTTTTATCAAGTGATCCCTTTTGGAACAGGAGGAAGACGTGGACCAGTAGGAATTGGGACAAACAGAATAAACACGTGGACCCTCCAAGCATCTGCGCAAGGGCATAGTAATTATCTTCTCAAAAAATATCCAGATGCAAAAGAGCGAGGCGTTGTTATTGCGTATGACTGTAGAAAATATCCAGAAACAACTGTCTACAATCCAAACCTCCCGAATCCAGTTAAAGGAATGACTTCAAAAGATTTTGCAGAAGCAGCGGCGGCAGTCTACACTGCAAATGAACTTCTTGTTTATATCTTCGAAGATATTCGCACAACACCAGAACTGTCGTTTGCGGTTCCTCATCTCAACGCAGTCGCGGGAATTGTCATCAGCGCAAGCCACAATCCTAAAGAAGACAATGGAAAAAAAATCTACGGCGCTGACGGATCGCAATTAATTCCTCCTGAAGATCAGGTTGTTGCGGAGACAGTCAACGCAGTGGAAACAATCAATCGCGAAGCAAATGCAAATCTGATAAGAAAGATAGGAAAAGAAATAGATGACGCGTATATTGCGGCAGTCAGAAATGCGGCGCAAATAACAAAACAAATCAACAACAAGAGTATCAAAATCTTGTATACCCCATTGCATGGCGTCGGTTCGACAAGTATTTTCAAAGCGCTAACAGAAGCAGGGTTTAGTGTCATTGAAGACAATGCGACAAAAACACCAGATGGTTTTTTTACAAATGTCAAATTTAACATTCCAAATCCAGAAGTTCCGGAATCCTTTGAAACGTGCTATACAAATCCAGAAGCGGCATTGTGCGATATTATTTTCGCGTCAGATCCTGACGCGGATCGTTTGGGCGTCGCTGCAAAACACAATGGCAAATGGAAATACCTCAACGGAAATGAAATAGGAATAATTCTGCTTGCGGCGCTTGTTGCAAAAGAACAAAACGCGGCAGATAAAATTGTCGCGAAAACAGCAGTCACTTCTTCACTGCTCACAAAAATGTGCGAAAAAAACGAAATCAGCATAATCAATGATCTTCTGGTTGGGTTCAAATATGTGGGAAATGAAATTGCGCAATTAGAAAAACAAGAAAAAGAAAAAAACTTCCTACTTGGGCTTGAAGAAAGTCATGGGTATCTTGTGGGAACATATTGCAGAGATAAAGACGCAGCAGCAGCAGCGTTAGTGCTTGCGGAGCTTGCAGAAAAACTAAAACCGCAAAACAAAACAATCGTCAAATTTCTTGATGACATCTACAAAGAGTATGGGTATGCGGAGAATTATTTGGCATCATTAATTATGCAGGGAGCAGCAGGGATTGAAAAGATTACAATGATTCAAAATGAATTCAGAGCAAAAAAGCCAAAAAAAATTGGAGAATTTTTTGTGAAAGGTTTTACTGACAAATGGGACGGCGGAAAACATTTGTCAGAGACAGACACAGCGTCAAGAAACGTTCTCGTATTTGAATTAGATCCAGTAGAAAATGTAGAATCCATGAAAATCACTGTGCGTCCTTCGGGAACAGAGCCAAAAACGAAAATATACATGGAAGTCGTTGCAAAACCTTTAGGAAAAGAAGCGTCAGATGAACAACTGGAAAAAGAAAAACAAATATGCAAAGAAATTCGAAATAAAATAAAGAATGCATTCCTCAAAGAAGCGTATAATATATTGAACATAGAAATGCCTGAGCGAGGATATCTGTTGTCCGATCTTCTTTCTGTGGAAACAAAAACAAAATACTTTGCTGTTGAAAAGAACTTGCTTGAAACAAAAATGAAGTATGACAAAAAAGAAATAACGCTGCAAGAGTATGAAGAAAGAATATCTAGTACACTTAAAATCTTTGGCAAAGATCCTGTTGAAAAGATAAACGCATGCTTTGAAGTAGAGCATAAAACTTCATTTAAGGAATATTTTCAATTATCCTAA
- a CDS encoding PKD domain-containing protein — protein sequence MKTKYFISILVLVVLFLQSCSSGFTVSYTGDYCEDGIMDRDETDVDCGGQYCDECSDSESEATTATADCGDTTYTATLGDEISFDGSASSGSGTLTYSWDVDGDGSEDTGSVTYDYSYDTAGTYDAILTITDEDGNTDECTIEVTVEEEVADADADGVADGDDVCEDYDDTADADSDTVPDGCDLCDEEDDTVDDDANDIADCLETEEDTTTDTDGDGLTDDEEITYGTDPNDVDTDDDGLSDYEEVMGLETSYGVLYTSDPLDDDSDDDGLSDADEHENDTNPEDSDTEGDLSTDYEEIITYGSDPLDADSPECLNDDYCDSSAYELCNATFGAYSCYVAACSDGEDNDGDGSWDYSGDSSYTDTSCSGYDDDDESS from the coding sequence GTGAAAACAAAATATTTTATTTCAATTCTAGTATTAGTAGTTCTTTTCTTGCAGAGTTGTTCCAGTGGATTTACTGTTTCCTACACAGGAGATTATTGTGAAGATGGCATTATGGACAGAGATGAAACTGATGTTGATTGTGGTGGTCAATATTGTGATGAGTGCAGCGACTCTGAGTCAGAAGCGACAACTGCGACAGCAGATTGTGGTGATACAACATACACTGCAACGCTTGGGGATGAAATTTCTTTTGATGGTTCAGCAAGCAGTGGTTCAGGAACATTAACCTATTCTTGGGATGTAGATGGTGATGGAAGTGAGGATACAGGTTCTGTCACCTATGATTATTCTTATGACACAGCAGGAACCTACGATGCAATATTAACAATTACTGATGAGGACGGAAATACAGATGAGTGTACAATCGAAGTGACTGTAGAAGAGGAAGTTGCCGACGCGGATGCTGATGGCGTTGCAGACGGAGATGATGTTTGTGAAGATTATGATGATACAGCAGATGCGGACAGCGATACAGTTCCTGATGGCTGCGATCTTTGTGATGAAGAAGATGACACTGTTGATGATGATGCGAATGACATCGCAGATTGTTTGGAAACAGAAGAAGATACAACTACAGATACAGATGGAGATGGATTAACTGATGATGAAGAAATAACATACGGAACAGATCCTAATGATGTGGATACAGATGATGATGGATTATCTGATTATGAAGAAGTTATGGGTTTAGAAACATCGTATGGTGTTCTTTATACTTCTGATCCATTGGATGATGATTCTGATGATGACGGTCTCAGTGATGCGGATGAGCATGAGAATGATACAAACCCTGAAGATAGTGATACAGAAGGAGATCTTTCCACAGACTATGAAGAGATTATTACTTATGGCAGTGATCCGTTAGATGCAGATTCTCCTGAATGTTTGAATGATGATTATTGTGACAGCAGTGCGTATGAGTTGTGCAATGCCACATTTGGTGCGTATAGTTGTTATGTCGCAGCATGTTCTGATGGTGAAGACAATGATGGGGATGGAAGTTGGGATTATAGTGGTGATTCTTCTTATACAGATACAAGTTGCAGTGGATATGATGACGATGATGAATCAAGTTAA
- the gap gene encoding type I glyceraldehyde-3-phosphate dehydrogenase gives MMIRIGINGFGRIGRLALRICQLPEYKEKIKVVAINSRADIESHALLFQYDSTYGKFSGTVGVEHDHLQVNGEKVTVFREDDPANIPWNSVDVDIVLECTGKFVKKEQAAAHLENEVKKVIISSPGKGCGTYVMGVNHDKYLETKEDVLSCASCTTNCLAPVAAVLEKEFGIEKGFMTTVHAITNDQNIIDNSHKKDLRRARTASVNIIPTTTGAAEAVGKVIPSLAGKLTGIALRVPVPTVSVVDLVCTLGRKVTKEEVNETFVASANQYLGVTVKPLVSSDFIGNHHSAIVDLLSTDVIGENMVKVIAWYDNEYGYACRLIDLAVFVGENL, from the coding sequence ATTATGATCCGCATCGGCATCAACGGTTTTGGCAGAATTGGACGGCTTGCATTACGCATTTGTCAGCTGCCAGAATACAAAGAGAAGATTAAAGTTGTTGCGATTAATAGCCGAGCAGACATCGAAAGTCATGCACTGTTATTTCAATATGACTCTACTTATGGGAAATTTTCTGGCACTGTTGGTGTGGAACATGATCATCTTCAAGTAAATGGAGAAAAGGTCACTGTTTTTCGTGAAGATGATCCTGCAAATATTCCCTGGAACTCTGTCGATGTTGATATTGTACTGGAATGCACTGGCAAATTTGTCAAAAAAGAACAAGCTGCTGCGCATTTGGAGAATGAAGTAAAAAAAGTCATTATTTCTTCCCCTGGCAAAGGTTGTGGAACTTATGTCATGGGCGTCAATCATGATAAATATTTAGAAACAAAAGAAGATGTGTTATCGTGCGCATCTTGCACAACAAATTGTCTTGCACCTGTTGCCGCTGTTTTGGAGAAAGAATTTGGAATTGAAAAAGGTTTCATGACGACGGTGCACGCTATCACCAATGACCAGAACATTATTGACAACTCGCATAAAAAAGATTTACGACGGGCACGAACTGCTTCTGTGAATATTATTCCCACAACGACCGGCGCAGCTGAAGCAGTCGGGAAAGTTATACCTTCCCTTGCGGGGAAATTAACAGGGATTGCACTGCGCGTTCCTGTGCCAACTGTTTCTGTTGTTGATTTAGTTTGCACATTGGGTAGAAAAGTGACCAAAGAAGAAGTGAATGAAACGTTTGTTGCTTCTGCAAACCAATATCTTGGCGTGACGGTGAAGCCGCTTGTTTCTTCTGATTTTATTGGCAATCATCATTCCGCGATTGTGGATTTGTTAAGCACTGATGTGATCGGAGAGAATATGGTCAAAGTCATTGCATGGTATGACAATGAATATGGCTATGCCTGTCGCTTGATTGATTTGGCTGTGTTTGTTGGGGAGAATCTCTAA
- a CDS encoding nucleotidyltransferase family protein — MKERVTLTVEQSILESVDKQVDGFKIKNRSHAVELLLMKAMDQTRPKKAFILAGGKGTRLKPITNEIPKPLVPLHDKPILQHTLDLFKKHGITDIIISIGYKGEKIKEYFGNGKRFGVNITYVEETDPLGTAGPLNLAREYLTDTFVMCNADELKNIDLNEMYLFHKENGAAATLALTTVADPSQYGVAKLMGSKIQEFIEKPAAGTAPSNLINAGLYILEPSVLDLVPKGASSIEREVFPKIATDGKLFGFPFSGQWFDTGTLERYEDAMAKWNDII; from the coding sequence ATGAAAGAGCGAGTAACATTAACAGTAGAACAAAGTATTCTCGAAAGCGTCGACAAACAAGTCGATGGATTCAAAATAAAGAACAGATCGCACGCAGTAGAATTATTATTAATGAAAGCAATGGATCAAACAAGACCAAAGAAAGCGTTTATTCTTGCGGGTGGAAAAGGGACACGATTAAAGCCAATCACCAATGAAATTCCAAAACCGCTTGTTCCGCTTCACGACAAACCCATCCTTCAGCACACATTAGATTTGTTCAAGAAGCATGGAATTACGGACATTATTATTTCCATTGGATATAAAGGAGAAAAAATAAAGGAATATTTCGGTAATGGAAAGCGATTTGGTGTGAACATCACCTACGTCGAAGAAACAGATCCACTCGGAACAGCAGGTCCGCTCAATCTCGCGCGAGAGTATCTCACAGACACGTTCGTGATGTGCAATGCAGATGAATTAAAAAATATTGATCTCAATGAAATGTATTTGTTCCATAAAGAGAATGGCGCGGCGGCAACACTCGCGTTGACGACAGTCGCGGATCCGAGTCAGTATGGCGTTGCGAAATTGATGGGCAGTAAAATTCAGGAATTTATTGAAAAGCCTGCGGCGGGAACTGCGCCGTCCAATCTGATTAACGCGGGATTATATATTCTTGAACCATCTGTGTTGGATCTTGTCCCAAAAGGCGCGAGTTCAATTGAAAGAGAAGTGTTTCCGAAGATTGCGACAGATGGAAAACTGTTTGGATTTCCATTTTCAGGACAGTGGTTTGATACGGGAACTCTTGAGCGCTATGAAGACGCGATGGCAAAGTGGAACGATATTATTTGA
- the fsa gene encoding fructose-6-phosphate aldolase, which yields MKIFVDTADVAEIKRLNDLGIIDGVTTNPSLVLKVGKNFKDVVSDICQIVDGPVSAEVIATDFDGMIKEGQELVKIHKNVVVKVPMTPAGVKAIAWFSRHGIKTNCTLVFSANQALLCAKAGATYVSPFIGRLDDIGQTGMDLIVEIKQLYENYGFATQILAASIRHPIHVKESALAGAHVATCPPQIIDQLFKHALTDSGLQKFLDDWKKIPEELRRIV from the coding sequence ATGAAAATTTTTGTAGATACAGCAGACGTTGCGGAAATTAAACGGTTGAATGATTTAGGTATTATTGATGGCGTCACGACCAATCCTTCTCTTGTTTTGAAAGTGGGGAAGAATTTCAAAGACGTTGTTTCTGATATTTGCCAGATTGTTGATGGACCAGTGAGCGCAGAAGTAATCGCAACGGATTTTGACGGCATGATTAAAGAAGGACAAGAATTAGTGAAGATTCACAAGAATGTTGTGGTCAAAGTGCCGATGACTCCTGCTGGTGTCAAAGCAATCGCATGGTTTTCCCGTCATGGCATTAAAACAAATTGCACCCTCGTGTTTAGCGCAAACCAAGCATTATTGTGCGCAAAAGCAGGAGCAACCTATGTCAGCCCATTTATTGGCAGACTTGATGACATTGGTCAAACAGGGATGGATTTGATTGTGGAAATAAAACAGTTGTATGAAAATTATGGATTCGCAACACAAATTCTTGCCGCTTCCATTAGGCATCCTATTCATGTCAAGGAAAGCGCACTTGCTGGCGCTCATGTCGCAACGTGTCCACCACAAATTATTGATCAGCTGTTTAAGCATGCGCTTACTGATTCTGGATTGCAGAAATTCTTGGATGACTGGAAAAAGATTCCTGAGGAATTGAGAAGGATTGTTTGA